TTCGGCAAGTTCGCTCATTTCAGCGGCGCCAGTTACAAAGGCAGATTCCCCAGAATGGCCTTCTACTTTCGGCTTTGGAAAACCGGCTACTCCCCAGGAAATTGCTTTACTGGACATTGACGTACGCCCCGATGGCAAAGGCTTACCCAGTGGGTCGGGAACAGTACTGGCCGGTAAGGCGGTTTACGCCGTAAAGTGTGCGGCTTGCCACGGCAAAACCGGCGTGGAAGGACCAAATAACCGTTTGGTTTCGGTTGCGGAAAACGAGGCGGCGGGAACCGAAAGCAACAAAGAAAAAACCATTGGCAATTACTGGCCTTACGCCACCACCTTGTTCGACTACATCCGGCGGGCCATGCCCTTTAACGCCCCTGGTTCTTTAACCAACGAAGAAGTGTATGCCTTAACCGC
The sequence above is a segment of the Adhaeribacter swui genome. Coding sequences within it:
- a CDS encoding c-type cytochrome; the encoded protein is MENLKFLKITNLSWFLAGVLLLTGACTASQTTSKSSASSLISAAPVTKADSPEWPSTFGFGKPATPQEIALLDIDVRPDGKGLPSGSGTVLAGKAVYAVKCAACHGKTGVEGPNNRLVSVAENEAAGTESNKEKTIGNYWPYATTLFDYIRRAMPFNAPGSLTNEEVYALTAFLLNANKIIPAEASINAETLPKVVMPAQKLFVPDDRKGGPEIR